The Polaribacter tangerinus genome has a segment encoding these proteins:
- the purB gene encoding adenylosuccinate lyase, with protein MNLTALNAISPIDGRYRGKVAQLANYFSEEALIKYRVLVEIEYFIALCEIPLPQLSDFDSSLFNTLRNIYKNFSAEDAQQIKDIEKITNHDVKAVEYFIKKKFDALNLEKYKEFIHFGLTSQDINNTAIPLSIKEAMNDVFVPHYQDLLKKLETLVKEWEKVSMLARTHGQPASPTRLGKEINVFVVRLKEQFNLLNDIPSAAKFGGATGNFNAHKVAYKNIDWKKFGSKFVEEKLGLHHSFPTTQIEHYDHLAALFDGLKRINNIIIDLDRDFWTYVSMDYFKQKIKAGEVGSSAMPHKVNPIDFENSEGNLGIANAIFEHLSAKLPISRLQRDLTDSTVLRNVGVPFGHTIIAFTSTLKGLNKLLLNEEKFKQDLENNWAVVAEAIQTILRREAYPDAYEVLKGLTRTNEKINQNSIANFIDSLHVSNEIKEELKAITPANYTGI; from the coding sequence ATGAACTTAACAGCATTAAATGCCATTTCCCCAATAGACGGGCGATACAGAGGTAAAGTAGCACAATTAGCAAATTATTTTTCAGAAGAAGCTCTTATAAAATATAGAGTTTTAGTAGAAATCGAATATTTTATTGCACTTTGTGAAATTCCACTACCACAGTTATCAGATTTCGACTCTTCTCTTTTTAATACGCTAAGAAATATTTATAAAAATTTTTCTGCAGAAGATGCACAACAAATAAAGGATATCGAAAAAATAACAAATCATGATGTTAAAGCTGTAGAATACTTTATTAAGAAAAAATTTGATGCGCTTAATTTAGAGAAATATAAAGAGTTTATTCACTTCGGATTAACCTCTCAAGACATTAATAATACCGCAATACCTCTTTCTATAAAAGAGGCTATGAACGATGTTTTTGTACCACATTACCAAGATCTTTTAAAAAAATTAGAAACTTTAGTAAAAGAATGGGAAAAAGTTTCGATGTTAGCAAGAACTCACGGGCAACCAGCTTCTCCTACAAGACTTGGAAAAGAAATTAACGTATTTGTAGTAAGATTAAAAGAACAATTTAACCTGCTAAACGATATACCTAGTGCTGCAAAATTTGGTGGAGCTACAGGAAATTTTAATGCACATAAAGTTGCATATAAAAATATAGATTGGAAAAAATTTGGAAGTAAATTTGTTGAAGAAAAACTAGGTTTACATCACTCTTTTCCTACCACACAAATAGAACATTACGATCATTTAGCGGCTCTTTTTGACGGTTTAAAAAGAATAAACAATATAATTATAGATTTAGATAGAGATTTTTGGACCTATGTTTCTATGGATTACTTTAAACAAAAAATTAAAGCTGGTGAAGTAGGCTCATCTGCTATGCCACACAAAGTAAACCCTATAGACTTTGAAAACTCTGAAGGAAATTTAGGTATTGCAAATGCCATTTTTGAACATTTATCTGCAAAATTACCTATTTCTAGACTTCAAAGAGATTTAACAGACAGTACTGTTTTAAGAAATGTTGGCGTACCTTTTGGTCATACAATTATTGCATTTACTTCTACCCTTAAAGGATTGAATAAACTTTTATTAAATGAAGAAAAGTTTAAGCAAGATTTAGAAAATAATTGGGCAGTTGTAGCAGAAGCAATTCAAACAATTTTAAGAAGAGAAGCTTATCCGGATGCTTATGAAGTATTAAAAGGGTTAACCAGAACAAACGAGAAAATAAACCAAAATTCTATTGCTAACTTCATAGATTCTTTACATGTTTCTAATGAAATTAAAGAGGAGTTAAAAGCAATTACACCCGCAAATTATACTGGTATATGA
- a CDS encoding adenylosuccinate lyase, producing the protein MKSSYVLSLLSKMNNASIENRQRIAIEIMADTSLFKDIIDITFTVNEKISIKAAWILEWICTHHNLLMIYPFLTEFTQKLKTLQFDSAIRPCAKICEHLAIAYQQKDSKEIHTFLTKVHINNIISAGFEWLITPQKTAVKAYTMTSLYHFGKNQKWVHTELKHLISSKIIHESKGCKARGKQILMQLHKNEITE; encoded by the coding sequence ATGAAATCATCTTATGTACTATCACTTCTCTCTAAAATGAATAATGCAAGCATAGAGAATAGGCAAAGAATTGCTATTGAAATTATGGCTGACACATCACTATTTAAAGATATTATTGATATTACTTTTACAGTAAATGAGAAAATATCTATAAAAGCTGCCTGGATTTTAGAGTGGATATGTACACACCATAATTTGCTAATGATTTATCCCTTTTTAACAGAATTTACGCAAAAATTAAAAACATTACAATTTGATAGCGCTATTAGACCATGTGCAAAAATTTGCGAACATTTAGCTATTGCCTATCAACAAAAAGATTCGAAAGAAATACATACTTTTTTAACTAAAGTTCACATAAATAACATTATTAGTGCGGGATTTGAATGGTTAATAACACCACAAAAAACTGCTGTTAAAGCTTACACCATGACAAGTCTTTACCATTTTGGTAAAAATCAAAAATGGGTTCATACAGAATTGAAACATTTAATTAGTTCAAAAATTATACACGAAAGCAAAGGTTGTAAAGCAAGAGGTAAACAAATTTTAATGCAGCTTCATAAGAATGAAATAACAGAATGA